From Roseibium alexandrii DFL-11, the proteins below share one genomic window:
- a CDS encoding major capsid protein yields the protein MASMDIFNNDAFRMIELSEAVREIEYVPQLLATIGLFEEKGVYVRDIGIEKKGQTLSLIPTSTDGEAPRQNSANKANIRNFRTQRLTDAFTLTVSEVAGMRAFGTESELQVVMNEYAERMGEVRDNMDLTHEFHRLGALQGKLLDADGTSIIYDYFDEFGISEPTPINFELGTASTKVRLKCAELKRKMVRAAKGAMTPATSIHALCGDEWYDQLIEHDAVKRTYENWAAAADLRADRTFESFPFGGIVFHNYRGTDDNSEVAIPVGEAKFFPRGARGVFKKYLSPANEFAPFVNTKGQETYALNIEDKDRQSWVKGELYSYPLYMCARPEVLQKAA from the coding sequence ATGGCATCCATGGATATTTTCAACAATGATGCGTTCCGCATGATTGAGCTGTCTGAGGCTGTGCGTGAAATCGAGTATGTTCCGCAGCTGCTTGCGACGATTGGTTTGTTTGAGGAAAAAGGTGTCTATGTGCGTGACATAGGCATTGAAAAGAAGGGCCAGACCCTCAGCCTGATTCCGACATCAACGGATGGTGAGGCGCCTCGCCAAAACTCAGCCAACAAGGCGAACATTCGTAATTTCCGCACGCAGCGTTTGACGGATGCCTTCACCTTGACAGTCTCAGAAGTGGCTGGGATGCGGGCTTTTGGCACCGAAAGCGAGCTTCAGGTCGTTATGAACGAATACGCCGAGCGCATGGGCGAAGTCCGGGACAACATGGATCTTACCCACGAGTTCCACCGCCTCGGCGCCCTTCAGGGCAAGCTCCTTGATGCCGATGGCACGTCGATCATCTACGACTACTTCGATGAATTTGGCATCAGCGAACCAACACCAATCAACTTCGAGCTCGGTACCGCATCGACCAAGGTCCGCCTGAAATGCGCGGAACTCAAACGGAAGATGGTCCGGGCGGCCAAAGGCGCTATGACTCCAGCAACAAGCATTCACGCTCTTTGTGGTGATGAATGGTATGACCAGCTCATCGAGCATGATGCTGTCAAGCGAACCTATGAAAACTGGGCAGCTGCCGCCGATCTTCGTGCTGACCGCACTTTTGAGTCGTTCCCGTTCGGCGGCATTGTGTTCCACAATTATCGCGGGACAGATGACAACAGCGAAGTTGCGATCCCGGTGGGAGAGGCAAAGTTCTTTCCTCGAGGGGCTCGCGGGGTGTTCAAGAAATACCTGTCACCGGCAAATGAATTTGCGCCTTTCGTAAATACGAAGGGGCAAGAGACCTACGCCCTCAATATTGAGGACAAGGATCGCCAATCCTGGGTGAAAGGAGAGTTGTACTCCTATCCGCTCTACATGTGCGCGCGGCCGGAAGTTCTGCAAAAAGCCGCCTAA
- a CDS encoding phage baseplate assembly protein V, translating to MFDVILAMKTDLEMLKTAFGNALKVGPIAELDARKGYRLKLGEEDGEPYLSPWYPHPESGGQTLSWVPLSKGQIVGVLNPGGDPNQGILLRGGFSGENGPPSEDLLANVFKALGIEISMKDGLLKVVGNVLVEGNADFNQGHLKAQGKNVGHDHGHVTAPPGPPGPPV from the coding sequence GTGTTTGATGTCATCCTGGCCATGAAAACCGATCTTGAGATGCTCAAGACGGCTTTTGGTAATGCGCTGAAAGTTGGGCCAATCGCGGAGCTTGACGCCCGAAAAGGGTATCGGCTGAAACTCGGTGAAGAGGACGGCGAGCCCTATCTGTCACCATGGTATCCCCACCCTGAATCGGGCGGCCAGACGTTGAGCTGGGTGCCACTTTCCAAAGGTCAGATCGTAGGCGTCCTGAACCCTGGGGGCGACCCCAATCAAGGGATCCTACTACGGGGTGGTTTCAGTGGTGAAAATGGCCCGCCAAGCGAAGACCTTTTGGCAAATGTGTTCAAGGCGTTGGGTATCGAGATTTCCATGAAAGACGGTCTTTTGAAGGTTGTCGGAAACGTTCTTGTCGAAGGGAACGCCGACTTCAACCAGGGGCATTTGAAGGCTCAAGGCAAGAATGTTGGCCACGACCACGGCCACGTAACGGCGCCACCCGGGCCGCCAGGACCACCGGTCTAA
- a CDS encoding head maturation protease, ClpP-related, producing the protein MPVYENGELVLYGFVGENLWDEGFTAREVITALAEHGSQNDLTVRLNSGGGYVDDGRSIYNALKVHGGDVTVFVDGVAASSASLIAMAGDKIVMRSGALMMIHDPATITVGTADDHDVSKQALERTAESFADTYAARSGNDAKDVRAAMKATTWMTADEAVAAGYADEADAETAKLAASFDYRFYAGAPEDLTQLAKSNGWSLKATEPAASAATTGQKETDMADPKPADGKSADTDNEVSDAVAKATARIQAILGCEEAAGREALAQEFAYRTELTAEQAIKALATAAKTSNSDVAGGGGIDEEAYERERLLGSGQGNPGGQAPPAKAAWSTAVANTNKRFK; encoded by the coding sequence ATGCCGGTCTACGAAAACGGCGAACTCGTGCTTTACGGGTTCGTTGGAGAAAACCTGTGGGATGAGGGCTTTACAGCGCGTGAAGTGATCACTGCACTTGCTGAGCACGGCTCCCAAAATGATCTAACGGTTCGCCTTAATTCCGGAGGTGGCTACGTTGATGATGGCCGGAGCATCTACAACGCCTTGAAGGTCCATGGGGGCGACGTCACTGTCTTTGTCGACGGCGTTGCGGCCTCTTCTGCCAGCCTGATTGCCATGGCTGGTGACAAGATCGTTATGCGGTCCGGCGCTCTCATGATGATCCATGACCCGGCAACGATCACAGTCGGAACAGCTGATGATCATGATGTTTCAAAACAAGCCTTAGAGCGAACAGCAGAGTCGTTTGCGGACACCTATGCGGCACGATCCGGCAATGACGCAAAAGACGTTCGTGCTGCCATGAAAGCCACGACCTGGATGACCGCCGATGAGGCGGTTGCGGCCGGATATGCAGATGAGGCTGATGCTGAAACGGCAAAACTCGCAGCGTCATTCGATTACAGATTCTATGCCGGCGCGCCGGAAGACCTCACACAACTAGCGAAGAGCAACGGTTGGTCGCTCAAGGCCACCGAACCGGCGGCGTCCGCTGCCACAACCGGCCAAAAGGAGACAGATATGGCTGATCCAAAACCGGCGGACGGCAAATCCGCCGACACCGACAATGAAGTTTCCGATGCCGTTGCGAAGGCAACGGCTCGGATCCAGGCGATCCTCGGTTGCGAAGAGGCTGCTGGTCGAGAGGCGCTCGCACAGGAGTTTGCCTATCGAACAGAGTTGACCGCAGAGCAGGCGATCAAGGCTTTGGCGACCGCGGCGAAAACTTCCAACAGTGATGTTGCTGGAGGCGGTGGCATCGATGAAGAAGCCTACGAACGTGAACGGCTTCTTGGAAGCGGTCAGGGCAATCCTGGCGGCCAGGCGCCACCAGCCAAAGCGGCTTGGTCAACTGCCGTTGCAAATACCAACAAGCGTTTCAAGTAA
- a CDS encoding head decoration protein, producing the protein MTVLTEKAGPGSCIIMEGEHGYSRDTGTVIVPNEQTYLANTVLGQVTANKNYVQWAPGAADGSESVAAILIYPASGTSEKSLLVRLSQVKSQDLVMPEGATPAQIETAHAELEVLGIIVR; encoded by the coding sequence ATGACTGTCCTCACCGAAAAGGCAGGGCCTGGCTCCTGCATCATTATGGAAGGTGAACACGGTTACAGCCGTGACACCGGCACGGTCATTGTGCCGAACGAGCAAACATATCTCGCCAACACAGTTCTTGGGCAGGTCACGGCCAATAAGAACTATGTCCAGTGGGCTCCGGGGGCAGCTGACGGATCGGAGAGCGTCGCAGCAATCCTGATCTATCCGGCTTCCGGTACTTCTGAAAAATCGCTTCTGGTTCGCTTGAGCCAGGTGAAATCGCAAGATCTGGTGATGCCCGAAGGTGCAACGCCCGCTCAAATCGAAACTGCGCATGCCGAGCTCGAAGTTCTCGGCATCATTGTTCGCTAA